From a single Rosa rugosa chromosome 7, drRosRugo1.1, whole genome shotgun sequence genomic region:
- the LOC133720767 gene encoding zinc finger BED domain-containing protein RICESLEEPER 2-like, with amino-acid sequence MEPQLESQIALVTEQSDAVRIDLTSDDVDGNNTQVAGDLKDPKDEGDEKDPKAEGDENGETASARKKRKSKVWNDFTMVKVKGVDKAECNHCKFKLSMGSGTTTHLHRHISNCLARKLGDKRQKYLAADPTSLEGACGNLITYQYDKDKVRDIMSKMFLVHEYPFRMAEHAFFNMLLKSLNPRFEKISRVTMKSDCMKIFSREKTRIKQMLAGVSRVSLTSDLWTSNQTIGYMCLTGHFLDADWKLQKRILNFCGLPPPHTGVAIADTIFKCLHDWGIENKICTITLDNASANDAAVRNLKDNFALKGRLLLKGKIFHVRCSAHVLNLMVQDGLTEIQKIILNIRESVKYFKMSPSRLHKFVEIVKQLQLPTSKRLILDVPTRWNSTYAMLEAALVFKEVFPRYQERDPYYQWLPSVDDWKKAEKVCQFLEVFNEATNIFSGSDYPTANLILPEIWKIKQILNDASVDDCDYMREMSLKMSAKFDKYWGDCNLLIAIAVVLDPRYKMKFIEFCFPKIYLGYEAERHIKVVRESLYQLFEEYVAVYSSKDGEVCTSSVVAVTDKKCITKSRVEFDLWAQQMDTIEPLKSDLDVYLEEGRYTNESDVEFNILNWWKTSTAKFRVLSKMAGDILSIPISTVASESAFSAGGRVLDQYRSSLRPNTVEALICTGDWLRCEYGVSTSVKGDEDSMEEICLE; translated from the exons ATGGAGCCACAACTAG AGAGTCAAATTGCACTTGTAACTGAGCAAAGTGATGCCGTACGAATTGATTTAACATCTGATGATGTTGATGGAAACAACACCCAAGTTGCAGGGGATTTGAAAgacccaaaagatgaaggagATGAGAAGGACCCCAAAGCTGAAGGAGATGAAAATGGGGAAACTGCATCTGCAcgtaaaaaaagaaaatctaaaGTTTGGAATGATTTTACAATGGTCAAGGTGAAGGGTGTTGATAAAGCAGAGTGTAACCATTGCAAATTCAAACTTTCTATGGGTTCTGGTACGACAACTCATCTTCATAGACATATTTCTAATTGCTTGGCACGAAAGTTAGGAGATAAAAGGCAAAAGTATTTAGCTGCAGACCCAACTAGTCTTGAAGGAGCATGTGGCAATCTTATAACTTACCAGTACGATAAAGACAAGGTAAGGGATATTATGTCAAAGATGTTTCTAGTTCATGAATACCCCTTTCGTATGGCAGAACATGCATTTTTTAATATGCTGCTGAAAAGTTTGAATCCaagatttgagaaaatttctcGTGTGACAATGAAGAGTGATTGTATGAAAATTTTTTCTCGAGAGAAAACGAGAATAAAACAAATGCTAGCAGGTGTTAGTAGGGTAAGTTTAACCTCAGATCTATGGACATCCAACCAAACAATTGGTTACATGTGTCTCACTGGCCATTTTTTGGATGCTGATTGGAAATTGCAGAAGCGGATATTGAACTTTTGTGGTTTGCCACCTCCTCATACTGGAGTTGCAATTGCTGATACTATTTTCAAGTGTCTTCATGATTGGGGTATTGAAAATAAGATTTGCACTATAACTTTAGACAATGCCTCAGCAAATGATGCAGCAGTCAGAAATCTGAAAGATAATTTTGCATTGAAGGGAAGACTATTGTTGAAAGGGAAGATATTTCATGTTAGATGTTCTGCGCATGTATTGAATCTTATGGTCCAAGATGGTTTGACTGAAattcaaaaaattattttgaataTTCGTGAAAGTGTGAAGTACTTCAAAATGTCGCCATCACGACTTCATAAGTTTGTGGAGATTGTTAAACAGCTGCAGTTGCCAACATCAAAGCGTTTAATTCTTGATGTCCCGACACGTTGGAATTCTACATATGCAATGTTAGAAGCTGCTTTGGTATTCAAGGAGGTTTTTCCAAGATATCAAGAACGTGATCCATACTACCAGTGGCTACCAAGTGTAGATGATTGGAAGAAAGCTGAAAAGGTATGTCAATTTTTGGAAGTTTTCAATGAAGCTACAAATATCTTCTCTGGTAGTGATTATCCAACTGCTAATTTAATTCTTCCTGAAATTTGGAAGATCAAGCAAATTTTAAATGATGCTTCTGTGGATGATTGTGATTACATGCGTGAGATGTCTTTAAAAATGAGTGCAAAATTTGACAAATATTGGGGAGATTGCAACTTGTTAATTGCTATTGCAGTAGTTTTAGATCCTCGATACAAGATGAAGTTCATTGAATTTTGCTTTCCAAAAATTTATTTGGGTTATGAAGCTGAGAGACATATTAAGGTTGTGAGGGAATCTCTATATCAGCTTTTTGAAGAATATGTTGCTGTTTATAGTTCTAAAGACGGAGAAGTTTGCACTTCCAGTGTTGTTGCCGTTACTGATAAGAAATGTATCACTAAAAGTAGAGTAGAATTTGATCTTTGGGCTCAGCAAATGGATACAATTGAACCTCTCAAATCTGACCTGGATGTATATTTGGAAGAAGGTCGTTATACTAATGAATCTGATGTGGAATTCAATATCTTGAATTGGTGGAAGACAAGCACTGCCAAGTTTCGAGTTCTATCAAAGATGGCAGGTGATATATTATCCATTCCCATTAGCACAGTTGCTTCTGAATCTGCTTTTAGTGCTGGAGGTAGAGTTCTTGATCAATATCGGAGTTCCTTAAGGCCAAATACAGTTGAAGCCCTGATTTGTACTGGAGATTGGTTACGTTGTGAGTATGGAGTTTCTACATCAGTAaag GGTGATGAGGATTCAATGGAAGAAATCTGCTTGGAATAA